The DNA sequence AAGTCAAAAACTCTACTCTATCCTACACCATCATGAAACATTACTGATTCTAATCACCCTCATCGAAATTTTTTATCACCACATTTATTCCATTAACAACAACCAatcattataattaatttcattAACAATACCCGGAggatatttgaatttttggcacacactttaaaGTGTTTTGATccgatagttaaaaatattatttttgaaatattctttttcaaaaaagtatgcaatcaaaattttaatttacaaaaaaaaaattaataataataattaaaattaatatagtcTTATTTGAGATGAATTTTTTTAGTTGACCAAAATTAATTACTCTCAACATTCCCCTCCGCCTAATAATCGAATCTGAGGAGAAAAACATGGCAGATAGCATCTCTCTAAAGTGCCAAAACCTGACAAAAGTAATGTCCCCAACGTACGGGAAATGAATCCAGTGAGCTTCCACTCAGACTCACCTGCAGTGTTGATCAATAAATCGTGTTCCGTCTGTTTTGTCTGAACTTTTCAAAATCAAAAGTAATGTCCAAGAAATATGGAAATATTACATTCCaggaaaatgaattttaaaggaAGAAGTGCGGGACGGCGGAGCTTACGGGTGCCTCCCACTTTCTTCCTTTgctttttcttcttcatttgcGGTCTTTTCGCTTCGAAGCTTCTCTCTCGTCAGGTAGCTTCTCCGAATCTTTTGTCTTTGAGATATTCAAATGAAAATCTGAGACGAGTTGATCAGAAAAACAtgcaaaataatagtcgctttgactttttgcacgtaatttgatttttaatatttcgcaGGAGGTATCAACTGGATTACACCCAAAATTAAAAGTGCAGGAGGAGAACAGAGAGTTTCATCCATTGTCGCATGGTGAGACGGGAGAAGATTCGTTAACTCATATTCCCTTTCAGGTCTTCGATTTTAATACCGTTCTCCAATTTCCTTTGTAACTGGTATATGTCGAATTGGAGTAAAGACTCCTGTGTAACTTAGTGTCGGCCCATATTAATTGAGCAATATAATCTCTTTGTGTGCGCTATAGAGATGTTGATAATAAGGATATATAGTATTTCattcaataaatttttacataattaGCCACACAAAAAAAGTATGTACATTTCTGTGACGGCAATAAGATGGAGGCGAGGTAACGTTATGctagtatatatgatatatggtcattacttattttttaagTAGAATGCTTTCTGGGAAGGGGATTGAAAATGCCAACTTTATCATCGATTCACATATTATCTGTCAGTCTTAATGTGAATAGGCCAGACAGGATATGGATAACCTATGTCTTGTATGTTCTTATGTTGCTTCCAAGACTTCTTGTGTggcaaatttattgtttttcatgTGATTTCTACTGACATAATTCAATATTTTAGGTAGGTAATGTTATCATAGTTTGGATTCTTTATGTTTTAGGTTAATGCTCGTTCTCTTTTGAACATATTTGCTTGCGGCCTTGTACTTGTGTAGGTTCTAAGTTGGAAACCTCGTGCGTTATACTTCCCTGGTTTTGCAACGCCTGAACAGTGTGAAAGCATAATTAAGATAGCAAAGGCAagtcttgaaccttcaaccttGGCTTTACGCAAGGGAGAAAAAGCAGAAAATCTTAAAGGAATTCGCACaaggtacatataatattatgttgtgcTCCAACTAATGTGGAGACATATGCACATACTTGGCAGTTGGCATGCAGTATCTTCTCAAGTCTATTCTATTTCTTGATCTACAATTTGAGTACCTTGTGCATCAGATTGGAGGAAACCTTAGTCATGTAAAATTCtatcaaaaaatcaattatatatgaatttagttatTTTAGCATGTGACTAAGAATAACACTACCATATGGAAAATTTACAACCTTAATGTGATCGCATCTCTGTTTATATTAGCTCCGGGACATTTATAAAGGCATCTGAAGACAAAAGTGGAACCTTGGACATCATTGAAGATAAAATATCAAGCGCCACAATGATCCCTCGCACTCATGGTGAGGTATGCAAGTCCAACTTTAGCTACTTTTCCAATCTGTGCTATCCTGTTTAGTGAAAACAATTTGGTCAGTTAGTTAATGTACCTTTAGTTATGTAGATTAGTTTCCTGctaatgtaatttttttgtaaattaatggTGTCTCGCCAAACCACAGAAACCAGGTAGTCTTCTTCACCATGTAAATCAATGGTACCTTATAAAACTAGAGTTACCAGCTGCTGTTCTCAATGTGGCAAAGTACTTGTTACTATTGGTGTATCCAGACAGTTCAGTAGTTCAATTTATCATGCTAGGTGTTTCAGTAGACATCATTAGAACATATATAGTGCTCTGTAATAAACACAGCACAGTACCAATATTCGAATTCACAAAACTTACAGAGCATAGTATCAAaaactataaaattaaattgtcATGTTTCGGCATtgttatattcatttatttacatGTATATGTTTTAGTATTAAGTTTTATCTTGAACTACATGCAATAAATATAACTGCATATTTGAGCAACATGCTTTAGAGCACAGAGTGCTGCTGTCGTGCTGTACTGAGTACCATACTTGTAGCACATGCCGATAGAGGAGAATgactaaatatattaaaatctgtACCAAACTGATAGATTCAAGCAAGCGACGGCGCagcaaaatacatataaaatagctCCAGGGAAAGGATTGACACGCTTATTGGGAAGGTGACCACCGAAAATCAAAACCTACCACATCTGATTTCCCAACCTTGTTGTGataaatatttagatattatCCCTAGTTAATATCAATCTCTTGGTTCTTAGCACTTCGCTTCCCCCTAGACCCTCAGCTTGCAGAAATTCTACAGACTATGCAAGTAATAAAATCTACATCTAATGGGAGAGCCAATcacaaaattacatattatagTGTAGAAGTCtttagtttaaattaatttatttcttgCTCGTAAAGTGTCTTTTTAGAAAATCAAAGCAGAGTTAAGTATCCTGTTAAGTAGGTTTTTTACAGCCAGCTTATCTTCTACTTTATTACTTAATTACATATGATAGCTAATATTGATTTACTGGCTATATGATAGCTAATATTGATTTACTGTTAAGTAGGTTTTTTACAGCCAGCTTATCTTCTACTTTATGGTTCATTACTAAATCATCattaaattatatcattatGCTTATTGGTTCAAGGGAAGGCTGACCCCTTTGTGTTTTATTGGAACATGAGAACATCTAAGCTCAGCAGTTACGTTTCAGGCGTTTAACATCTTACGGTATGAGATTGGACAGAAATACAGGCCACATTACGATGCATTCAACCCTAACATATATGGACAAGTGAAGAGCCAGAGGGTATAAATGAACCAATACTTCAGTCAGTGTTCATCCTCTTCAGATACTAACAGTATAGTGTATGACATGTGCATTTCTTTCATGCACATGAAAGCAGCATTCTGAAACCTGTAGTGGGTATTGTTTTTATGAGTATTCTGTTTATTTCCTTCCCATTTCGTTTATGAGTATCGAGTGGTTTTTCTGGCTGAGTAACCATTTTACTACTCTAGTCGGCCATTGATTTTGGTTTAGCTTGTATAATCAATTTTTGCACCTTGAAGGAGTcactaattatatttaaaccAGTTTAGTGGAATGCTTTCAGTAAGTCCTTTTTAAACCGGGTACATAAATCCGTGTTACATCTTCAAACTATGCTTGATTGTAGTCTTACTAGAACTAATAATGATCTTGTCCCCAGTAAATATCAAGGTAAACAATGAATTTTACGCTTATCCGTAGTTCTTGATCTGCATCTGATAAAAAATTTCATGCTGTCTGAAAACATACCAAGCAAACAGGTTTATGTACTCATTGCTTATCAGTATCAATTAGCAAGTTTTATTCcacaattttaaactcactTGTGGTGCGTAATTCCACAGGTTGCTTCTTTTTTGTTGTATTTATCCGATGTTGAAGAAGGTGGAGAGACTATGTTCCCGTATGAGGTTATCTCACAACTAAAGTTTtctatattttgtttttatgttttccCTTTTTTTCCTCTCTTTCTGATGAAACTATCGCTTTACTTTGCAGAATGGATTAAATTATGACAATTACGATCCTGATGCGTGTGCTGGCTTAAAAGTAAAACCAAGAAAAGGCGACGGGCTTCTATTTTATTCTTTGTACCCAAATGGGACAATTGATAAGGTaagttttttttccaaaattaccTATTCAGAGCGGCAATGGAAATATGCAATATTAGCTTCCTGGGATCTCATGCCATAGGCTGAAGATGCTGCACTGCTACATATCTACTCACAAGTATAGTGAAGTACTAATGCTCATTGTGAAATATGTGTGTGCACACAATGCAATGATCAGTTTCTTGATTAATGCTAGCTCATTGTGACATTTTCTTGGTTTTAATTATCGGAGTAATTACACTGCAGGCATCACTTCACGGGAGCTGCCCTGTAATTAGAGGGCAAAAATGGGTGGCAACAAAGTGGCTCAGGAATCAACTGTGGGTACCTAAAGGAGGGTGAGGTCCTGCCCTAAAGTTCTGAATTTTACCTAGCATTGATCCTCTTGTCATATACTTTCTGCATCCCACTTCGCGACAAGAAAATAGAATAAAACTGACCACCGGACTTGGTTGGTAAAGGAGGTCCAGGTTACTAACCGATCAAATTTTCATATTCAAAGCGGGGCTTGGTTAGTAAATGTAACAAACTGAGGTCCAGGTTTAGTTGCTACCAACTCGGTTCATTTATACTCTCGAATTGCCATAAGCCATTGCTGCTAACTCGAGAACTTGCTGGC is a window from the Daucus carota subsp. sativus chromosome 8, DH1 v3.0, whole genome shotgun sequence genome containing:
- the LOC108211374 gene encoding probable prolyl 4-hydroxylase 9 isoform X1, yielding MEILHSRKMNFKGRSAGRRSLRVPPTFFLCFFFFICGLFASKLLSRQEVSTGLHPKLKVQEENREFHPLSHGETGEDSLTHIPFQVLSWKPRALYFPGFATPEQCESIIKIAKASLEPSTLALRKGEKAENLKGIRTSSGTFIKASEDKSGTLDIIEDKISSATMIPRTHGEAFNILRYEIGQKYRPHYDAFNPNIYGQVKSQRVASFLLYLSDVEEGGETMFPYENGLNYDNYDPDACAGLKVKPRKGDGLLFYSLYPNGTIDKASLHGSCPVIRGQKWVATKWLRNQLWVPKGG
- the LOC108211374 gene encoding probable prolyl 4-hydroxylase 9 isoform X2, yielding MEILHSRKMNFKGRSAGRRSLRVPPTFFLCFFFFICGLFASKLLSRQEVSTGLHPKLKVQEENREFHPLSHGETGEDSLTHIPFQVLSWKPRALYFPGFATPEQCESIIKIAKASLEPSTLALRKGEKAENLKGIRTSSGTFIKASEDKSGTLDIIEDKISSATMIPRTHGEVASFLLYLSDVEEGGETMFPYENGLNYDNYDPDACAGLKVKPRKGDGLLFYSLYPNGTIDKASLHGSCPVIRGQKWVATKWLRNQLWVPKGG